In a genomic window of Plutella xylostella chromosome 16, ilPluXylo3.1, whole genome shotgun sequence:
- the LOC105390061 gene encoding luciferin 4-monooxygenase — protein sequence MASPRQWYDGVHMYLGELGARVVARSGRPADRHHLGKLILQSFLDAPDHVLQIDGATGESETFGSMLERSVRCAGCFAQRGVGYGDVIAIMAPNHLDIGVPFYAALYLGVIIAAVDRTLGVLELQGSFSVSRPKLIFCQSEKAPDVQLALNEAEVDAQIVTFDGGDYLCSFQQFMEAGVDVAVEEFEAADFDPAEATAFLIATSGTTGLPKAAEATHKNFATSSPYLWIRHDTFPTPTRMALIGSPLQWLTALMNFVMTPIFRYTRLQTSLPLTREHCYHLLNTYKPTWTVFSPTFMAAVIKAADRDQCDFSCLETMLLGGSAAPADLIAEIKLVTPTTEVFNAFGMSEITGVGFCNDDTARPWICGRPLGCLKYRIIDPGTGLDVTEPNVPGELWLKGPGIVKGYYNNPEATAETFSEDGWFKTGDMFYRDEHHYYVYVERIKLLLKYMSYQISPIEIESVIRTHPAVLDVAVTGLPDEACGELPVACVVRRDGCDVSAEEIKDLVKDSLSDAKQLRGGVIFLDQIPMTASTKVHRRQVKEIALTHPRE from the exons ATGGCGTCTCCGCGGCAGTGGTACGACGGCGTGCACATGTACCTGGGCGAGCTGGGCGCGCGCGTGGTGGCGCGCTCCGGCCGGCCCGCCGACCGCCACCACCTCGGGAAACTCATCCTGCAGAGCTTTCTGGACGCGCCCGACCATGTGTTGCAG ATAGACGGCGCGACGGGCGAGTCTGAAACCTTCGGCTCAATGCTAGAGCGGTCGGTCCGGTGCGCGGGGTGCTTCGCCCAGCGGGGGGTGGGGTATGGTGACGTCATCGCCATCATGGCTCCCAACCACCTGGATATTGGGGTTCCGTTCTACGCGGCCCTGTACCTTGGGGTCATCATTGCGGCCGTTGACAGGACTTTGGGAGTGT TGGAGCTCCAAGGCTCGTTCAGCGTCAGCCGCCCGAAGCTGATCTTCTGCCAGAGCGAGAAGGCGCCGGACGTGCAGCTGGCCCTCAACGAGGCGGAGGTGGACGCGCAGATCGTGACCTTCGACGGCGGCGACTACCTGTGTAGCTTCCAGCAGTTCATGGAGGCGGGGGTGGACGTGGCGGTTGAGGAGTTCGA GGCCGCAGACTTCGACCCGGCGGAGGCGACGGCCTTCCTCATCGCCACCAGCGGCACCACCGGCCTGCCCAAGGCCGCCGAAGCCACCCACAAGAACTTCGCTACCTCCAGCCCATACTTATG GATACGTCACGACACGTTCCCCACCCCGACGCGCATGGCTCTCATCGGGTCGCCGCTGCAGTGGCTGACCGCTCTGATGAACTTTGTCATGACGCCCATATTCCGGTACACAAGGCTCCAGACCTCGCTGCCTCTGACCAGGGAACATTGCTATCACTTGCTCAATACTTATAAG CCGACGTGGACGGTGTTCAGCCCGACGTTCATGGCGGCGGTGATCAAGGCGGCAGACCGGGACCAGTGCGACTTCTCCTGCCTGGAGACCATGCTGCTGGGCGGcagcgccgcgcccgcagACCTCATTGCTGAGATCAAG CTAGTGACCCCCACCACAGAGGTGTTCAACGCGTTCGGCATGTCGGAGATCACGGGCGTGGGCTTCTGCAACGACGACACCGCGCGGCCCTGGATCTGCGGCCGCCCGCTCGGCTGCCTCAAGTATCGA ATAATAGACCCAGGCACTGGGCTGGACGTCACTGAACCCAATGTACCCGGCGAACTGTGGCTCAAGGGACCAGGCATTGTCAAG GGCTACTACAACAACCCGGAGGCCACAGCGGAGACGTTCAGCGAGGACGGCTGGTTCAAGACGGGAGACATGTTCTACAGAGACGAGCACCACTACTACGTCTATGTGGAGCGGATTAAACTGCTGCTCAAGTACATGAGCTATCAG ATATCCCCCATAGAGATCGAGAGCGTGATCCGCACCCACCCGGCGGTGTTGGACGTGGCGGTGACGGGGCTGCCGGACGAGGCGTGCGGGGAGCTGCCCGTGGCCTGCGTGGTGCGCCGGGACGGCTGCGATGTCAGCGCAGAGGAGATCAAGGACTTGGTCAAGG ATTC
- the LOC105390057 gene encoding luciferin 4-monooxygenase, giving the protein MVVQRQLSSFVSMYLEDVTSRVVARSGRPEDRFHLGKIILETLRTAPDMDLQIDAATGESESFQSVLSRSVRFARYLRAASYAPGDVIALMAPNHLDLTVAIYAAMFNGLAVAALENMSGVGELKNTFSATEPKLVVCQHDKEKDVKEALQKANVKANIITFGGGKNHFTDLFQNVEANLDDFTVTDVDTAENICFLVPTSGTTGVPKSAAVSHKNTVIHLPIWLGMYDSFPSPTKMIFHLSPLQWVTGIMNYLLSAIFHVTRVQTSGPGTVEHYRSIINKYKPSFMICSPTMMTSMVKHGGGDSCDFSCLEVIALGGSAVTKDIGQELKRHAPNAHLFPIYGLTEIGMALCGVYDINKPVSFKDCGILKFRLVDPDTGKDVCEPFKKGELWATGPSVFKGYYNRPDATKETFSEDGWLKTGDIFHRDDDFNYFFLDRMKMLLKYRNYQISPVEVEAVIRQHAGVSDAGVAGVPDSECGELPVACVVKRPGASVTAQEIKDLVKSSLQDSKQLRGGVIFVESLPMTASTKVNRKKLKEMVCTLPRE; this is encoded by the exons ATGGTAGTTCAACGGCAGCTGAGCAGTTTCGTCTCCATGTACCTGGAAGATGTGACGTCACGAGTGGTAGCACGGTCCGGCCGGCCCGAGGACCGCTTCCACCTCGGCAAGATCATACTGGAGACTCTGAGGACCGCGCCGGATATGGACTTGCAG ATTGATGCGGCCACCGGCGAATCAGAGTCCTTCCAATCAGTGTTGAGCAGATCAGTTCGGTTCGCGCGCTACCTCCGCGCCGCCTCCTACGCTCCTGGTGACGTCATCGCGCTGATGGCCCCCAACCACCTGGACCTCACCGTGGCGATATACGCCGCCATGTTCAATGGCTTGGCGGTCGCTGCTTTGGAAAATATGTCTGGAGTTG gtGAACTGAAGAATACTTTCAGTGCAACAGAGCCAAAGTTAGTGGTTTGTCAACACGATAAAGAGAAAGATGTGAAAGAAGCGCTACAGAAAGCAAACGTTAAAGCCAATATCATCACCTTCGGCGGTGGGAAAAACCATTTTACTGATCTATTCCAAAATGTGGAAGCAAACTTGGATGATTTCAC TGTTACTGACGTGGACACGGCGGAAAACATATGCTTTTTGGTGCCGACCAGTGGCACAACAGGAGTGCCCAAGAGTGCAGCTGTTAGTCATAAGAACACTGTCATCCACTTACCAATTTGGCT GGGCATGTACGACTCTTTCCCTTCGCCAACGAAGATGATCTTCCACCTGTCCCCCCTGCAGTGGGTCACCGGCATCATGAACTACCTGCTCTCGGCCATATTCCACGTCACCAGGGTGCAGACCTCTGGTCCAGGCACCGTTGAGCACTACCGCAGTATTATCAACAAATACAAG CCGTCGTTCATGATCTGCAGTCCCACGATGATGACGTCGATGGTGAAGCATGGGGGCGGGGACTCGTGTGACTTCTCTTGTTTAGAAGTGATCGCACTGGGCGGCAGTGCTGTGACCAAGGACATCGGCCAAGAACTCAAg CGTCATGCACCTAACGCTCACCTGTTTCCAATCTACGGGTTGACCGAAATAGGAATGGCACTCTGTGGTGTATACGATATTAACAAGCCTGTATCTTTTAAAGATTGCGGAATATTGAAATTTAGA ttGGTAGACCCCGATACTGGAAAGGACGTTTGTGAACCATTTAAGAAGGGAGAGTTGTGGGCCACAGGACCTTCTGTTTTCAAG ggATATTACAACAGGCCTGACGCTACCAAAGAGACGTTTAGTGAAGACGGCTGGCTCAAGACTGGAGACATCTTTCACAGGGATGACGATTTCAACTACTTCTTCCTGGATCGCATGAAAATGCTCCTGAAATACAGAAACTATCAG ATATCCCCAGTGGAAGTGGAGGCGGTGATCCGGCAGCACGCGGGGGTGTCCGACGCCGGCGTGGCGGGGGTGCCCGACAGCGAGTGCGGGGAGCTGCCGGTGGCCTGCGTGGTGAAGAGGCCCGGAGCCTCCGTCACTGCACAGGAGATCAAGGATCTCGTCAAGA GCTCATTGCAAGACTCGAAGCAGCTGCGAGGCGGTGTGATCTTCGTGGAGTCGCTGCCTATGACCGCCTCGACCAAGGTCAATAGGAAGAAGCTGAAGGAAATGGTCTGCACTTTGCCAAgagaataa